One Nocardia huaxiensis genomic window, GCGGCCATGGACAAGACCGGGGCGCGACGGCTGCTGCTCGTCAGCAACAGCGCGCGGATCGCCGGGCCCGGCGACGAGCCCTTCACCCGCTATGTGGTCAAGCCGCTCATCCTGCGCCCGCTGCTGCGGCACAGCCTCGACGACATGTCGCGGGCCGAATCCATCGTGGAGGCAACCGATCTCGACTGGACAATCGTGCGCGCCCCGCAGCTCACCGACAATCCGGCCAAGGGGCGTTCGCGGATGGCGGTGGAACGCAATGTCACCTTCGGCATTCGCATCACCCGCGCGGATCTCGCGACCCGCATGCTCGATCTGGTGTCCGATCGGGATGCGGTGCACCGGCACGTCAACGTCGCCAACTGATCCGCGAGGACCCGGATTCCCGGCCGAGTCCGCCTTCGAAAGTTCTGCCCCGGTGTGGCGAGAAGTCGTCGGCCACCGGCGCTTTCGTGAGCGAAGCGCCGGTGGCCGACGATGGTTGCGGGAACAGTCACCGATCCCCGACGGAATCGGTCTGCCCGTAGATGGTTTCCCAGACCGCGAAACTGGCGAGCAGTTCGACAGTGCGCCAGCCGCGATCGGTCAGGGCCATGGGATTTCCGATCTCCAGCGGTTCGTCCCAGCTCCCCGCGCCGCCGGCCGACACCAGTCCGCGTGCCGCGATGACCCGCAGCGCCCGGGATACTCCCGGCCGCCGCATGGTCATCGATCCGCACAGCTCGCGGACCGTGCGGGGGCCGCCGGCGAGCGCGTCGAGCACCTCCACGACACCGCGGTGATTCACCAGCTCGCACAATGCGTCCAGCTCGTTCGCCGAATTGCCCATCGCACTGCCCCATCTCCGCCGCGCTGTTCCCGACCCCTTCGACGGTAGACGCGTAACCCGTTGCCGCAGAAGGCTCTTGACGCCCTTCATGCGGCGGCGACCGGTATCTTTGCCGAATTCGTACGCGACGGGAAAACACAAGGGCCGCAGTGGTTCCCGGGGGAGAACCGCTGCGGCCCCGGCGCTTCGAGCTCAGCCCTGGAAGGGGTACTTCGCGTCCAGGTCCAGGTTCAGCTGGACCACGTTCACTCGCGGCTCACCCAGGAAGCCCAGGGTGCGGCCGTCGGTGTGCGCGTCGACCAGAGCGTGGACCTGATCCTCGGAAATGTTGCGAGCCTTGGCGACTCGTGCGAGCTGGATGGCCGCGTAGTCGGGCGTGATGTTCGGGTCCAGGCCGCTGCCGCTGGCCGTCACCGCGTCGGCGGGCACGGCCGGATGCTCCGGCGCGGCACCGCGAATCGGCACGATGCGCGCCTGCGAGACATCCTCATCGGCGCCCCGGCAGTCGACCTGCACGCCCTTGTACTCCGCCAGGAACGGGGTCCGGGTCACCGAGCAGAACTCGTTGACGCTGACCACCCGCACCGGCTGATCGACCTCACCGGCGGCGGTGCGCGGCCCGAAGACCGCAAGCACCGCGCCGACCCCGCCCGGGGTGCAGAACGGGCGGCTGCCGTCCACGCCCTCGAGCTCGCCGACGGCCTTGCTGCGGGCGCACACGGTGCTCAGCAGCGCCGTCTCATCGGGGGCGCTGTCCACGATGCTCTCCGGCCCCAGATTGCTCGCGGCGGTGGACATGGGGTCGTATCCGTCACCGGCCGCAGAGGGCCGGCTCTGGAAGTACTGCCGCAGCGGGTTGCCGTCGGAGTCGGTGAACGCCTGCCCGATCAGGCTGGAGCCCACCGTTGTTCCGTCCCGCTCGAGCAGCGACCCGTTCGACCTGTCCTTCAGTCCGGGCAGTTGAGCGACCGCGAAAACCGCCAGGGGATAGACGATTCCGGTGATCACCGTGAGCACCAGCAGCGCGCGCAGCGCCGCCACATGTTGGCGAATCCAAGTTGACATGCGCATATCAGGACATCCCGGGGAGGAATTGGACGACGAGGTCGATCAGCTTGATGCCGATGAACGGGGCAATAATGCCGCCCACGCCGTAGACGGCCAGATTGCGGCTCAGCAGCTTGGACGCCGCGGCCGGACGATAGTTGACGCCCTTGAGCGCCAACGGGATCAGCACCACGATGATGATCGCGTTGAAGATGACCGCGGACAGGATGGCCGATTGCGGGCTGGCCAGCCGCATGATGTTCAGCTTGTCCATCGCCGGGAACAGGGCCACGAACAGCGCGGGAATGATCGCGAAGTATTTGGCGATGTCGTTGGCGATGGAGAACGTGGTGAGCGCGCCACGGGTGATCAGCAACTGCTTGCCGATCTCCACGATCTCGATGAGCTTGGTCGGATCGGAATCCAGATCCACCATATTGCCCGCCTCTTTGGCGGCGGAGGTGCCGGTGTTCATGGCGACACCCACATCGGCCTGTGCGAGCGCGGGCGCGTCATTGGTGCCGTCACCGGTCATGGCGACCAGGCGGCCACCGTCCTGCTCCTGCTTGATCAGCGCGAGCTTGTCCTCGGGGGTGGCCTCGGCGAGGAAGTCGTCGACACCGGCCTCATCGGCGATCGCCTTGGCGGTCAACGGATTGTCGCCGGTGATCATGACGGTGCGGATGCCCATGCGCCGCATCTCGTCGAAGCGTTCCCGCATGCCTTCCTTGACGACGTCCTTCAGATGAATGACGCCGAGCAGGCGGGCCTGCCCCTTCTTGATCTCCGCGACCACCAGCGGCGTGCCGCCGGAAGCCGAGATGCCGTCGACGGTTGCGCCGACCTCGGCCGGAATCTCGCCGCCGTGCCCGCGCACCCATTCGGTGACCGCGCTGGCCGCACCCTTGCGCAGCTGATGCCCGTCGGCCAGGTCCACACCCGACATGCGGGTCTGGGCGGTGAATTCCACCCAGTTCGCGCCGACCAGCTCACCCGGGACGCGCTCGCGCTTGTTGTACGCGGTCTTGGCGTACACCACGATGGAGCGGCCCTCGGGGGTCTCGTCCGCGAGGCTGGAAAGCTGTGCGGCATCGGCGATCTCATCGGAGGTGATGCCCGGCATCGGCACGAAGTCCGAAGCCTGACGGTTGCCGAGGGTGATCGTCCCGGTCTTGTCCAGCAGCAGCGTGTTCACATCACCGGCGGCCTCGACCGCCCGGCCCGACATGGCCAGCACATTGCGCTGTACGAGCCGGTCCATGCCGGCGATGCCGATGGCCGACAGCAGCGCGCCGATGGTGGTCGGGATGAGGCACACCAGCAGCGAGACCATGACGATGCCGCTGATGCCGTCCGCGGTCAGCGAAATGCTGTCCGGCACACCGGGATTGTTCGCCTTGGCGAAGATCGCCAGGGGCTGCAGGGTGGCCACCGCGCCCACGAAGATGATGGTGAGCGAGGCCAGCAGGATATTGAGCGCGACCTCGTTGGGCGTCTTCTGCCGTGACGCGCCCTCGACGAGCGCGATCATCTTGTCGATGAACGAGCCGCCCGGCTCCTGCGTGATCTTGACGATGATGCGGTCCGACAGCACCGTGGTGCCGCCGGTGACCGCGGAACGGTCGCCGCCGGACTCACGGATCACCGGCGCGGATTCACCGGTGATGGCCGACTCGTCCACCGACGCAATGCCTTCCACGACATCACCGTCACCCGGAATGACCTGACCGGCTTCGACGACCACATAGTCGCCGCGCTGCAGATCCGGCGCGGCCACCTTCTCCTCGACCAGCCGCGCACCCGGCGACCAGTCCGCCAGCCGCCGAGCGACGGTGTCGGTCTTGGCCTTTCGCAAGGTATCGGCCTGCGCCTTGCCGCGCCCTTCGGCGACGGCCTCGGCCAGATTGGCGAAAAGGACGGTGGCCCAGAGCCATACGACGATCGCCCAGCCGAAGAAGGACGGATCGGCGATCGCGAGGACGGTCGACCACACCGCGCCGATCTCGACGATCAGCATGACGGGGTTGCGCCACATGGTGCGCGGGTCCAGCTTGCGGAAGGCGTCCGGCAACGACTTCAGCAGCATCTGCGGATCGAACAGTCCGCTCGTTACCCGCCCCTTGTGCGCGGAAGCCGATTCGGGCTTCTCGATATCAACAGTGGGAGCAGACATCAGTGGATTCCTTCGGCGAGCGGCCCGAGCGCGAGCGCGGGCAGGAAGGTCAGGGCCACCAGGATGACGGTCACGCCGACGACCATGCCGACGAACTGCGGCCGGTGGGTCGGGAGCGTGCCGATCGATTCGGGGGTGTGGCCCTGCTGGGCCAGTGAACCGGCCAGGGCGAGAACGAAGATCATGGGCAGGAAGCGGCCGAACAGCATGGCCAGGCCCAGGGCGGTGTTGTACCACTCGGTATTGCCGCTCAGGCCCGCGAAGGCCGAACCATTGTTGTTGGCCGCGGAGGTGAAGGCGTACAGCACTTCCGACAGTCCGTGCGGTCCCGAATTCAGCATGCCCGCACGCTCACCCGGCAGGGCCATGGCGATGGCGGTGCCGATCAGCACGAGCAGCGGACTCACCAGGAAATACGCTGCGGCGAACTTGATTTCGCGCGGCGTGATCTTCTTGCCCAGGTATTCCGGCGTGCGCCCGACCATGAGGCCCGCGATGAAGACCGTGATCACGGCCAGGATCAGCATGCCGTACAGGCCCGAGCCGACACCGCCGGGCGCGACCTCGCCCAGCTGCATATTGAACATGGTCATCATGCCGCCGAGGCTGGTGTACGAGTCGTGGAAGGAGTCCACCGCACCGGTCGAGGTCAGCGTGGTCGACGCGGCGAAGGTCGCCGAATTCGAGACGCCGAAGCGGGTTTCCACGCCCTCCATGGACGCGCCGATGGCGGTCGGCACGGTGCCGTGGTGCTGCAGCTGGAACAGGTTGGTCAGCCCGATCGACAGCAGCGCGATCACGCCCATGACGGCGGTGATGGCGTAGCCCTGCTTGGTGCTGCCCACCATGCGGCCGAAGGCGCGCGGCAGCGAGAACGGGATGCACAGGATCAGGAAGATCTCGATCCAGTTGGTCCAGGTCGTCGGGTTCTCGAACGGATGCGACGAGTTGGCGTTGTAGAAGCCGCCGCCATTGGTGCCCAGCTCCTTGATGACCTCCTGGCTGGCCACCGGCCCGCCCGGAATGGTCTGCTGCGCACCGGCAACCGTCTGCACGACCTGATCGTGCAGGTGGAAGTTCTGGATCATGCCGCCGGCCACGAACACGATCGCGAACACGAAGGCGATGGGCAGCAGAATGCGGATGGTTCCCCTCACCAGATCCACCCAGAAGTTGCCCAGATCGGCGCTGTGCCTGCGGGCGAAGCCGCGCACCAGCGCCACCGCCACCGCCATGCCGACGGCCGCGGACACGAAGTTCTGCACCGCGAGCCCGGCCATCTGCACCAGGTGACCCATGGTGGATTCGCCGGAGTAGTTCTGCCAGTTGGTATTCGTGACGAAGCTGACCGCGGTGTTCCACGCCAGCTGCGGCGTCATCTCGGTGCCCGGATCATTCAGGTGCAGCGGCAGTTTGCCCTGCAGCAGCTGAAAGAAGAACAGGAACAGAATGCTGACGGCCGAGAAGGCCAGCACGCTGCGCGCGTACACCGCCCAGGTCATCTCCACGCCCGGCTGCACGCCGATCAGGCGGTAGATGACCTTCTCCGCCTTCGAATGCCGCTGACTGCTGTAGACCTTGGCCATGTAATCGCCGAGCGGCAGATGGATCACGGCCAGCGCGATGATCAGGGATACGACGAAGACGATCCCCGCTGTAGTCGTGCTCACTCAGAACCTCTCCGGGAACAGCAGGGCCGCAACCAGGTAGACGGCGATGCCAATGGCCAGAATCAGACCCACAATGTTCTGAATCACAGCCGTTCCACCCCGCGTTGGATCAGGCCGAGCAGGGCGAAAAGCGCCACCGTCAGCACCGTGAACACCACGACGGACATGAGTCGGTTACCTCTCTCTTCGAGGCGCACCCTGAGGTGCGCCGGAGCGAGTCAAGCGCCCAGTCGGCCAGGTTTCGGCGTCCTTTACGGGTTCTTAGCGCGCAGGGCCTCCGCCTTGACGGGTCACTAACAGCAAACCCTGCGGTATGGACGGACCCGGGGGTGACACGCCGCCACTGGCGAATAGCCCGCTATCGCAGCTCCGGGCCGCCACGCCGCCAATGTTCCGTAAAACCAGGTTCGCGAATCTTGCTGGAGCA contains:
- a CDS encoding potassium-transporting ATPase subunit C, translated to MRMSTWIRQHVAALRALLVLTVITGIVYPLAVFAVAQLPGLKDRSNGSLLERDGTTVGSSLIGQAFTDSDGNPLRQYFQSRPSAAGDGYDPMSTAASNLGPESIVDSAPDETALLSTVCARSKAVGELEGVDGSRPFCTPGGVGAVLAVFGPRTAAGEVDQPVRVVSVNEFCSVTRTPFLAEYKGVQVDCRGADEDVSQARIVPIRGAAPEHPAVPADAVTASGSGLDPNITPDYAAIQLARVAKARNISEDQVHALVDAHTDGRTLGFLGEPRVNVVQLNLDLDAKYPFQG
- the kdpB gene encoding potassium-transporting ATPase subunit KdpB; amino-acid sequence: MSAPTVDIEKPESASAHKGRVTSGLFDPQMLLKSLPDAFRKLDPRTMWRNPVMLIVEIGAVWSTVLAIADPSFFGWAIVVWLWATVLFANLAEAVAEGRGKAQADTLRKAKTDTVARRLADWSPGARLVEEKVAAPDLQRGDYVVVEAGQVIPGDGDVVEGIASVDESAITGESAPVIRESGGDRSAVTGGTTVLSDRIIVKITQEPGGSFIDKMIALVEGASRQKTPNEVALNILLASLTIIFVGAVATLQPLAIFAKANNPGVPDSISLTADGISGIVMVSLLVCLIPTTIGALLSAIGIAGMDRLVQRNVLAMSGRAVEAAGDVNTLLLDKTGTITLGNRQASDFVPMPGITSDEIADAAQLSSLADETPEGRSIVVYAKTAYNKRERVPGELVGANWVEFTAQTRMSGVDLADGHQLRKGAASAVTEWVRGHGGEIPAEVGATVDGISASGGTPLVVAEIKKGQARLLGVIHLKDVVKEGMRERFDEMRRMGIRTVMITGDNPLTAKAIADEAGVDDFLAEATPEDKLALIKQEQDGGRLVAMTGDGTNDAPALAQADVGVAMNTGTSAAKEAGNMVDLDSDPTKLIEIVEIGKQLLITRGALTTFSIANDIAKYFAIIPALFVALFPAMDKLNIMRLASPQSAILSAVIFNAIIIVVLIPLALKGVNYRPAAASKLLSRNLAVYGVGGIIAPFIGIKLIDLVVQFLPGMS
- a CDS encoding NAD(P)-dependent oxidoreductase; the encoded protein is MRLTIFGASGSTGTHLVEQALVRGHLVTAVVRGEHSFGEHDRLTVVTADVMDPADIADALDGADAVLSAVGARQKGPTSVCADAAESIAAAMDKTGARRLLLVSNSARIAGPGDEPFTRYVVKPLILRPLLRHSLDDMSRAESIVEATDLDWTIVRAPQLTDNPAKGRSRMAVERNVTFGIRITRADLATRMLDLVSDRDAVHRHVNVAN
- a CDS encoding MarR family transcriptional regulator — encoded protein: MGNSANELDALCELVNHRGVVEVLDALAGGPRTVRELCGSMTMRRPGVSRALRVIAARGLVSAGGAGSWDEPLEIGNPMALTDRGWRTVELLASFAVWETIYGQTDSVGDR
- the kdpF gene encoding K(+)-transporting ATPase subunit F; its protein translation is MIQNIVGLILAIGIAVYLVAALLFPERF
- the kdpA gene encoding potassium-transporting ATPase subunit KdpA, with amino-acid sequence MSTTTAGIVFVVSLIIALAVIHLPLGDYMAKVYSSQRHSKAEKVIYRLIGVQPGVEMTWAVYARSVLAFSAVSILFLFFFQLLQGKLPLHLNDPGTEMTPQLAWNTAVSFVTNTNWQNYSGESTMGHLVQMAGLAVQNFVSAAVGMAVAVALVRGFARRHSADLGNFWVDLVRGTIRILLPIAFVFAIVFVAGGMIQNFHLHDQVVQTVAGAQQTIPGGPVASQEVIKELGTNGGGFYNANSSHPFENPTTWTNWIEIFLILCIPFSLPRAFGRMVGSTKQGYAITAVMGVIALLSIGLTNLFQLQHHGTVPTAIGASMEGVETRFGVSNSATFAASTTLTSTGAVDSFHDSYTSLGGMMTMFNMQLGEVAPGGVGSGLYGMLILAVITVFIAGLMVGRTPEYLGKKITPREIKFAAAYFLVSPLLVLIGTAIAMALPGERAGMLNSGPHGLSEVLYAFTSAANNNGSAFAGLSGNTEWYNTALGLAMLFGRFLPMIFVLALAGSLAQQGHTPESIGTLPTHRPQFVGMVVGVTVILVALTFLPALALGPLAEGIH